The sequence below is a genomic window from Desulfobacterales bacterium.
AAGGAGCCGGGGAGGATTCCGAGCAGGTCCGACTGGCGGTCCACGACAGCTATAAGCGCTTGCTGTCACGGTCCATTGAAACCGAAATTCGCCTGGCCACCAAGGAAAAAGCCGATGATGAAGCCATCCGGATTTTTGCCCAAAACCTTCGCCAACTCCTGCTGGCCCCTCCATTGGGATCCAAACCGGTATTGGCGATTGATCCCGGATTTAGAACGGGGTGTAAAATTGTCTGCCTGGACTGTCAGGGCAAACTGCTGCACCATGATACGATCTGTCCGCACCTTCCCGCAAAAGCAACCGCAACGGCCCGGACGATTCATGATCTTTGCCGACAGTATGAAATTGAAGCCATTGCCGTGGGTAATGGAACGGCCGGCAGGGAAACAGAGGCATTTCTTAAGCGCCTGAATTTGCCTTCTAATCTTCAGGTTGTGTTGGTTAATGAAAGCGGCGCCTCAATTTACTCGGCATCAGATGTGGCCCGCAAGGAATTTCCCGACCTTGACCTTACGGTTCGCGGCTCCGTTTCAATCGGCAGGCGGTTGATGGATCCCCTTTCAGAGCTTGTAAAAATTGACCCCAAAGCCATTGGTGTCGGACAGTATCAGCACGATGTTGACCAGACCGCATTAAAAAAGGCACTGGATGACATCGTCATCAGTTGCGTCAATGCCGTTGGAGTGGATGTAAACCGGGCCAGCGTCGAACTCTTAACCTATATATCCGGATTAGGACCTCAACTGGCCAGGAATATCGTTTCTTTCAGAAACGAGAAGGGTCCCTTCCGCTCCAGGGAAGATTTGAAGCCGGTGCCGCGTCTTGGACCCAAGGCATTCGAGCAGTCAGCAGGATTCTTGAGGATTACCGATGGGTCAAACCCGCTAGACGCCAGTGCCGTTCATCCCGAAAGCTACAGCATCGTCGAAACCATAGCAAAAGATCTCAACTGTTCAATCCCGGATTTGATGAAAGCGTCCACACTTAAAGACAAAATTGATCTTAGCAGATACGTTACCGACACGGTGGGAATGCCGACATTAGAGGATATTATGCTCGAACTGGCAAGACCGGGGCGTGACCCGCGAAGCCGGTTCGAAGCGTTTGCCTTTGAAAGCGGCGTTGAAAAAATTGAAGACCTTCAACCCGGCATGAAACTTCCCGGCATCATTACAAATGTCACTGCTTTTGGGGCGTTTGTCGATATTGGCGTCCATCAAGATGGTCTCGTTCACATCAG
It includes:
- a CDS encoding Tex family protein, whose product is MNASYVSLVSNELNLKESQIQAVAALLEQGATIPFIARYRKEATRSLDEVAIIAIRDRLVQLEELNNRKDAILKSLGEHGHLTDVLNDSVLAAQTLSEVEDIYLPYRPKRRTRATIAKEKGLEPLAMMIFSQNGLNPFDQAVSFLSAEKEVTSIEAALGGARDILAEKISEDRDARSRLRHLFLTKGSIISRVVQKKEADDTKFKDYYDWKEPVNAVPSHRLLAMRRGEREDILNISIAPDEKEALIILEDLFVKGAGEDSEQVRLAVHDSYKRLLSRSIETEIRLATKEKADDEAIRIFAQNLRQLLLAPPLGSKPVLAIDPGFRTGCKIVCLDCQGKLLHHDTICPHLPAKATATARTIHDLCRQYEIEAIAVGNGTAGRETEAFLKRLNLPSNLQVVLVNESGASIYSASDVARKEFPDLDLTVRGSVSIGRRLMDPLSELVKIDPKAIGVGQYQHDVDQTALKKALDDIVISCVNAVGVDVNRASVELLTYISGLGPQLARNIVSFRNEKGPFRSREDLKPVPRLGPKAFEQSAGFLRITDGSNPLDASAVHPESYSIVETIAKDLNCSIPDLMKASTLKDKIDLSRYVTDTVGMPTLEDIMLELARPGRDPRSRFEAFAFESGVEKIEDLQPGMKLPGIITNVTAFGAFVDIGVHQDGLVHISELSNQFVKDPMKIVKVHQKVRVTVLAVDLKRNRISLSMKDVSKNQSRPQHHRSGQLDKGNTKQQKKVPFHNPFSDLLDKTSKN